The DNA region gagtaccggtatcgacggcgagcacttccgggatcgatttatcgcgtctagacaagacgcgataaatcgatcccagaagatcgattgcttaccgctggacccggaggtaagtatagacgtaccctaaataaccccaagttccctcagcctctcttcgtaagtcatgtgccccagccccctaatcattttcattgccctccgctggactctttccaatttgtccacatcccttctgtagtggggggaccaaagctAAACGCAATACTCCCGGTGTGGCCTCACaagtgcagaatagaggggaataatcacttccctcaatctgctggtaatgctcctactaatacagcccaatatgctgttggccttctgggcaacaagggcacactgctgattcatatccagcttctcgtccactgtaatccccaggtccttttctgcagaactgctgcttagccagttgatcCCCAGAcagtagctgtgcatgggattcttccttcctaagtgcaggactctgcacttgttcttgtagAATATCATGAccttttttttggcccaatcctccaatttgtctaggtctatctctaccctccagtgtgcctacctctccccccagcaaagtgtcatctgcgaacttgctgagggtgcaattcatcccatcatccagatcattaataaagatgttgaacaaaactgcccccaggaccgactcctggagaactccgcttgataccggctgccaactagacatggagccattgattactacccgttgagcccaacaagctagccagctttctatccaccttattgtccattcatctattccatacttctttaatttgctggcaagaatactgtgggagaccgtaacaaaagatttgctaaagtcaagatatttcACATCCatggctttccccatatccacagagccaattagctcatcatagaaggcaatcaggttggtcaggcataacttggccttggtgaatccatgttgactgttcccaatcaccttcctctcctccaagtgcttcaaaatgaattccttgaggatctgctccatgattttgccggggactgaagtgagactgactggtctgtagttccctgggttctctttcttccctttttaaaatatgggcactctatttgcctttttccaatcatccaggacctcccgcaatcgccacgaattttcaaagataatggccaatggctctgcgatcacatcagccaactccctcagcaccattGGATGCATTAGAACTGGACCcacggacttgtgcatgtccagcttttctaaatagttcttaacttgttctttcaccactgaaggctactcacctcctccccatactttgttgcccagtgcagcagtctgggaactgaccatGTCTGTGAAGaaggaggcaaaaaaagcattgagtacttcagctttttccacatcatctgtcactaggttgcctaccccattcagtaagggtcctacTCTTTCCCataccttcttcttgttgctaacatacctgtagaaacccttcttgtttcccttcacatcccttgctagctgcaactctgattgtgccttggccttcctgattacacccctgcatgctctaacaatatttttatactcctccctagtcatctgtccaaatttccacttcttgttagcttcctttttgagtttaagctcaccgacgatttcactgttaagccaagctgttcgcctgccatatttgctattcttaatgaacattgggatggtttgttcctgcaccctcaataaggcttcttttaAATACGGCCAGCTctcttggactcctttccccctcatgttattctcccaggggatcgtgcccatcagttccctaagagagtctaagtctgcttttctgaaatccagggtctccatattttgctactctcctttcttccttttgtcaggatcctgaactcaaccatctcatggtcactgctcccTGGGTTGCCAGCCACTTCTACTTCCCCGACCAACTCTTCCTTCTTtctaagcagcaggtcaagaggagcacagcccctagtgggttcctccagcacttgtaccaggaagttgttccaaacactctccaaaaacttcctggattgtctgtgcattgatctattgctctcccagcagatgtcaatGTGATTGAAGTCCACAAGgtcctgtgatctggaaacttcagttagttgtccgaagaaagcctggTCTACCTCATGCTTGTGATTccgtggtctatagcacacgcccACGCTCGTTGCTCTctcctctaaacttaacccaaagactctcaccAGGCTTTTCTCTAGTTTCATACCGGAGTTCTGAGCAGTCATACCGctgtcttacatacaatgcaattcTTCCACCTTTCCTCctgtacctgtccttcctgaacagtttatacccatccataacagtgctccagtcatgtgatctgtcccaccaagtttctgctattccaatcacatcatatgtccttgattgtgccaggacttcatGTCATTATCAGATTAAATTCATCTATGGGCATAATTTAATTTGGTGCCTGAATGGGAAATGAGTTCTTCTGAGCTGGCCTCTGGGCATAAAGAATAAGTTACATTCCATGTGCAGCACTGGATGAGTTGATTTTTTACCTGCTGTGAAGCACCAAGTATTGGCTATTGCCCAGAGCCACCAAGTATGTCAGTGGCAAAATCAAAAAACAAGTCCCATGAGAGCTAGATGCATAATAGGTTGGAGGACCTGGGCCTGGAGCAAGTTCTGAATTCCTATCTACTGCATGAACTTGCTTAGAATCCCTTGAAAATAAAAGCCCAAATATGTCATTTTTTGCACAATTCTGGAGTCCTTTCAGGATGCAGAATAAAagcaacatttgaaaatgtgactcaaaaTAATTATTgcaaatttagttttaaaattaaCGAAACAGCAAATACAAATGTTGAAGAACCCCTAAAATCAGCTGGACTTGGCATGTGATGAAATGATGCATTGTAGGTATCACATTTCCAGGGACTAAAATCTCACCATCTTAGGAGCTGCGGGAAATAATGGAGAAAGAGATAGTCATAAAAAATCTTtgctaaataatttttaataagGAGTACTTATAAGAAAATCATGATGTGGACAAAGACAATCATTAACAGGAAAAGAAGCACAATCATTTTCATAGATTATTTGTTATCTATCTAGCTAACATAATTCACAATCAAATAGAAATCTATCATTATGACTAAATGAGGTTGTGTGTTAAGAGAAGAAATGGTCCTATCTGTCTGTCTCTATATCTAATCACATGATCTGTTTTTGTCTGTCATATATATAGTTTACAGAACCATGCACAAAGATGGTATTATAATACTAATAACTTTTGAGATCCTTTCTCACTTGGAGGTGAGTAGATCTATATGGGATAGTGTATAGAACACCAGATCAGTGCATGCAGATCAATGCatgcagccctggctgggatgatttagttggtgttggtcctcctttgagcaggggattggattacaTGCCCTCCTGAGATCTattccaaccttaatattctatgattctatggttctgtGGATTTCCACTTACACCAAGGCTAGAACAAAATGAGCCCAAACAAGTAACTTATACCAGTGTTTATGTCACTACTGAGTGGAGCCCAGAGAATTTGGAAACCTCATCAGTATTAAATTGGTGATGTCAATGTGTCTACTCTACATTGGTGCTGGTTTAGATGAGTTGCTATATCAGACTCTAACATATATGTCACACTCACTTTCTCCAGAAGTCTGTCAGCCAATTCTGGATCCTTCTGTATATATGCTATTGGCCAAAGcttaatttttttgaagtgaggGGCTAAACCtcagtgaattcaatgggatcCAAATTTGGCCTTATTGTCCCGAGTTAGATTTTCTGTAGAAAACACTGGAAAAAGTTTCTCTTCAAAACAGGCTTTGTACCATAGCAAGAATGACACACTTCTTACATAGAGGAGATTGGTGAGatacttttattggaccaccttctcttggtgagaggaataagcttttgagctacatggACCTCTTCTTTgggttaaaataataaaagacagcTACCTGAGGCTTTTTCTCCCCTAACACATCATTAATAATACACCCTTTTATCATTGTGAGGAGCAAACCTTCAGCTCACTCAGAAAACCCCATCAAAGAGATGACATATGAGCACTCTCAAGAGAAGGCAAACATTGAAAATACTGTCTAAGAAAACACTTGCCATCTCTCCAGGCCTTCCCACCTGCAAATCCACCTGgaagaaagaaacaaataaaaacaacaaacataaACTAAACatttgacaaaaaaataaaaataaaacccaaagaaCAAATGAATTGGTACCTCAGTCAGAGTTATTATCCTGAAAAATAAGAAGAGCCAGAGAACCCAGTAGGGACTTTGCTGTGGCTACTGATTTTATGTGCAAGATTATCACGTAGAATGGTGATGGCTAgcagtagatagatagatagatagatagatagatagatagatagatagatagatatgtaagcagagtcaggatgagctctaccctgacatctggtggtgaattatggcgaaggtggaaaagaacttcaggggctgatcttgtttgcataggcacacccacctgcctagcctgtgacaacaacaactgaaaatgGTTATTTTgtctggtgtgggatccccagtttctctgttattggggcaggaagaataaagtgtttttaccctgattctgtgaatcaaggccagtggaactgttgtatgacagagggactcaccagtaactaagtagcactcgctagacaaggggcatgggttacaaaacgtagtgaattgagagaggttggggacaggtatgtaTACCTGATTGTATGGGTgccttttgagggcctggaacaccaattgtactatcccctctctctctcctgttaaatagcagagctaagtttgcttccattaaGAATCTAGTTAGAAATTGCTGAACTGAagtcactttgggccaatggtgcacaagcactggggctcccctactacaagctgaaatcactaaaagagctaaaattgctcagctgagatcactgagtgctgtgttaaacagtgggggagcctgaaaaaatattgctaagcagctggcagagccgagCAGTTTGTGGGCTGGTTGGAGCAGCCCATGGAACAGCGAGCAGCGCAGATCGGAGCTGAGCCATTTGCGGGGGTAGCTGGAGTGgttcatgggacggctggtggagtggagcggctggtaGAGTttagcagtttgtgggacggttggagcagTCCACGGAacggggagcagagcggagcagtttgcgggggcggctggaggagCGGCACAGTGCGGCACAGCTGGTAGAGTGGAGCCATTCGTGGTGAAGTCTGCAGCAGAACTGCACAGAGAGATGGGGCAGTCGGCCTCagaccacataaggtgccccttaacatcccgtgtgccccccccccccatttccgcccaggctggggaggtaaaactctgcagataaacttttgaactctggggcggcactgaccagagactttggggttgttggactttggggtgattggacttaagaccctgaggggaaaaggacactgccaaacttacttgaaggtgggtcttttgctcatggtttgtgttatgaatcctgtttctgGTGTTTCCCgaacataatgccacattgtttccctcctttattaaaagccttttgctacactcagtggagaagtattgcctcctagaggcgcccagaggggtggtatgtaattgtcccaggtcactgggtgggggctcaagccggttttgcattgcattattgaaacggaacccctagatactgaacccggcccttgttgctgccaactcagaggggcagaagggttacagatagatagatagactcCGATCTTAAATGCATTGATGTAAACCTCTAGTAACTACTTTTTTTCTTGATTTAAGTTTGTCTGGATTTTTATTAGTGTAAATACTCAATACTGCATAAACTGATTGCACAGTATGTTCTCATGAAGGCAGTAATGTCATCAGATgattatatttataaagaaaaacagaCTAAAATTGTGATCAGTGGTGAAATATAGACATTTTATTCTTCCTGAATAACCTCCAACCTATCAATTTATTCAGTGCACCTTTCATGTCCTTGTTTCTGAAGCTGTAGATGACCGGATTCATTATTGGGGGCATTACGGaatagagaacagccaccaagagatTCAGATCTGAGGTTGAGTTGGAGGTGGGTTTCAGGAAGGCAAAGGTGCCAGTGAAAAGGAATAAAgagaccacaatgaggtgagggaggcaggtggagaacgctttatgccggccctgctcagaaggGATTCTCAGCACTGCTTTGTAGAtctgaacatatgacacaattATAAAAGCAAAGCAGATTGAAAATAAAGGCACACTAAGAGAAATAACAACAACTTCACCGAGGTGTGAGTCAGAGCAGGCAaggtggaggagctgggggatttcacagaagaactgatccaccatgttGCCTCCACAGAAGGATATCGCAAACGTGTTCCCAGTGTGCAACACAGAGTTGAGAATACCACTGATCCAGGCA from Malaclemys terrapin pileata isolate rMalTer1 chromosome 13, rMalTer1.hap1, whole genome shotgun sequence includes:
- the LOC128848438 gene encoding olfactory receptor 14A16-like, which codes for MSNQTTVTEFLLLGFSDVRELQILHFVVFLLLYLASLLGNLLIITAIALDHHLHSPMYFFLMNLSILDFGSISVTIPKSMANSLTNTRSISYSGCVAQVFFYIFFASANFALLTIMAYDRYVAICQPLYYEMVMTRRAFVQMTASAWISGILNSVLHTGNTFAISFCGGNMVDQFFCEIPQLLHLACSDSHLGEVVVISLSVPLFSICFAFIIVSYVQIYKAVLRIPSEQGRHKAFSTCLPHLIVVSLFLFTGTFAFLKPTSNSTSDLNLLVAVLYSVMPPIMNPVIYSFRNKDMKGALNKLIGWRLFRKNKMSIFHH